One uncultured Draconibacterium sp. genomic window, GGATTTACCGAAGGGCCTCCAATTTCTACCAGTTTTCCGTCAACTTCCGGACCACCATCAATGGGATGTCCATAGGCATTAAAAAACCGGCCGCTTAATTCGTCGCTGACCGCAAGCTGTGGAGCGTGCCCCAGAAACACAACCTCTGCATTGGTTGGAATACCTTCCGTGCCGGAAAAAATTTGTAAGGTTACCAGGTCTCCCTCAATTTTTACGACTTGAGCCAAACGATCGTTTACCAGCGCCATTTCTTCGTTACCTATTCCACTGGCATGCAACGTGCAAGTCGCCTTTGTTATTTGGTCAATTTTTATATGTATCTTTTGAAAAGCTGTGGTTTCCATTCTTTTGATTTTAGTTTTGTTCAACTTCAACAACTGCTTTTTCGTTTATGATTTCCTGTAGTTCTTCCTCAAATTTTTTGAATTGCTCTGATTGAAATCCGGAATAATTCATTTGTTTAAACACATTTATAATTCGTTTGAAATAAGGATTTACCTCCTCAAAATTCTCAAAGCCGAAGTGTGTGCCGGCCAGGGTAAGCACTCGCTCCATCATGTATTTCTGTCGTTCGATTGGAGTTGATGCATCAACCTTGTCAAAAGCATCCTGTTGCAGAATTACAAAATCAATGATTTCCGATTTCCAGAATATTTCGTGGTAGTTGATTGGGACTCCATCGTCACCCAGAATGTTAATTTGTTCGTAGGCTTCACGCCCGCGGATCAGTATATTCTTCGCTTTTAAAATATTTTCCACCCAGTTGGGAGCAACCGTTTTAGAAACGAACTCGATAAATTCCGGATACTCGAGGTATTTTGAATAACTGTCAACCGCATCAATGGCCGGATACCGTTTGCTGTCGGCACGGTTTTGCGAGAGAGAATAGAAACAGCGTGCCGCTTTTTTAGTGGCTTCGGTAACCGGTTCCTTTAAATTCCCTCCGGCCGGCGAAACGGTACCTATGAAAGTTACCGAACCTGTTTTGCCATTGTTTAAATATACATAGCCCGCGCGGGCATAAAAATTCGATATAATAGCCGGCAAATCCATTGGGAAAGCATCCGGTCCCGGAAGTTCTTCCATGCGGTTTGACATTTCGCGTAAGGCTTGTGCCCAACGTGAGGTGGAATCGGCAAGCAAGAGTATTTTAAGTCCCATGGAACGATAGTATTCGGCAATGGTCATGGCGGTATAAACCGATGCTTCGCGTGCGGCAACGGGCATATTCGACGTGTTGGCAATAATGGTGGTGCG contains:
- a CDS encoding V-type ATP synthase subunit A, producing the protein MSTTGKVAGIIANLVIVEVDGPVSQNEICYINHAGVELMAEVIRIGSKNAYIQVFESTRGLKTGTRVEFTGHMLEATLGPGILSKNFDGLQHDLDKMSGIFLQKGDYTHPLEIDKLWPFKPLAKIGDEVEAGSWLGEVTENWIPHKIMVPFKFKGEYKIKELKPEGEYKIYDTIAVLENKKGTELEVSMVQKWPVKIPIRTYSEKPRPFDFLETGIRVIDSLNPIVEGGTGFIPGPFGTGKTVLQHALMKQAEADMIVVAACGERANEVVEIFAEFPELDDPRTGRKLMERTTIIANTSNMPVAAREASVYTAMTIAEYYRSMGLKILLLADSTSRWAQALREMSNRMEELPGPDAFPMDLPAIISNFYARAGYVYLNNGKTGSVTFIGTVSPAGGNLKEPVTEATKKAARCFYSLSQNRADSKRYPAIDAVDSYSKYLEYPEFIEFVSKTVAPNWVENILKAKNILIRGREAYEQINILGDDGVPINYHEIFWKSEIIDFVILQQDAFDKVDASTPIERQKYMMERVLTLAGTHFGFENFEEVNPYFKRIINVFKQMNYSGFQSEQFKKFEEELQEIINEKAVVEVEQN